In Candidatus Sulfurimonas marisnigri, a single genomic region encodes these proteins:
- the trpD gene encoding anthranilate phosphoribosyltransferase — protein MTYNETKKEFTSLFNHEMSDEAMIEFLLSMKLDDYTSVESIAAAAEVMRSFSMPLPISNELSMKALDVVGTGGDKIGSFNISSTVALLVASCGSIVAKHGSRSITSKSGSADMFEELGIRLNLSIKNSARLLEESGFTFMFAQNHHPAMSFIVPIRKTIPDKTIFNILGPLTNPAGAKKSLLGVFDKNFVSKMAEALKINGATSTMVVSSREGMDEISISDITYASILRDGLVHEFEIDPEEYAIKRVPLRAIMGGDAKDNALILHNIFDNKATDAQRDIVLINAASALVVDGLARDIQDGLEIAQKALKTGKAKEKLKNIIEISNKL, from the coding sequence GTGACTTATAATGAAACAAAAAAAGAGTTTACTTCACTTTTTAATCATGAGATGAGTGATGAAGCTATGATAGAGTTTTTGTTAAGTATGAAGTTAGACGACTACACCTCTGTTGAGTCAATAGCAGCAGCGGCAGAAGTAATGCGCTCTTTTTCTATGCCTCTTCCTATTTCAAATGAACTTAGCATGAAGGCTCTTGATGTTGTTGGGACCGGTGGAGACAAAATTGGAAGTTTCAACATATCTTCAACTGTTGCACTATTAGTTGCATCTTGTGGAAGTATTGTCGCAAAACACGGAAGTCGTTCTATAACTTCAAAATCTGGCAGTGCAGATATGTTTGAAGAGCTGGGTATTAGACTTAATTTAAGTATTAAAAACAGTGCTAGACTCTTGGAAGAGTCAGGTTTTACTTTTATGTTTGCACAGAATCATCATCCAGCAATGAGTTTCATAGTTCCAATCAGAAAGACGATACCTGATAAGACAATATTTAATATTCTAGGACCTCTTACAAACCCCGCAGGAGCAAAAAAATCCCTTCTTGGTGTATTTGATAAGAACTTCGTTTCAAAGATGGCAGAAGCACTTAAAATTAACGGTGCAACGTCTACTATGGTTGTTAGCTCACGGGAGGGGATGGATGAGATTAGTATAAGCGATATAACTTATGCCTCTATACTTCGTGACGGTTTGGTTCACGAGTTTGAAATAGATCCCGAAGAATATGCAATTAAAAGAGTTCCTCTTAGAGCAATAATGGGTGGAGATGCAAAAGATAATGCCTTGATTTTACATAATATTTTTGATAACAAGGCTACGGATGCTCAAAGAGACATAGTGCTTATTAATGCTGCATCTGCCTTAGTGGTTGATGGATTAGCTAGAGATATTCAAGATGGTTTAGAAATTGCACAAAAAGCTCTTAAAACAGGAAAAGCCAAAGAAAAGCTGAAAAATATCATTGAAATATCAAATAAACTATGA
- a CDS encoding RNA-binding S4 domain-containing protein: protein MRIDKFLNSVNITKRRSVAQDMISNSVVLINNVVVKASKNIDVGNILTINYLNETKKYEVIKIPTTKSTPKSLQAEYIKELS, encoded by the coding sequence ATGAGAATAGACAAATTTTTAAATTCAGTAAATATTACAAAAAGAAGATCGGTTGCACAAGATATGATAAGCAACAGTGTGGTCTTAATAAACAATGTAGTGGTTAAGGCTAGTAAAAATATTGATGTTGGGAATATTTTAACTATTAACTATCTTAATGAAACAAAAAAATATGAAGTAATAAAGATTCCTACCACTAAATCTACCCCAAAATCTCTACAAGCAGAGTATATCAAGGAGTTGTCGTGA